From the Garra rufa chromosome 17, GarRuf1.0, whole genome shotgun sequence genome, one window contains:
- the lim2.4 gene encoding lens intrinsic membrane protein 2.4 isoform X1: MYSFMGGGLFCAIIGNILIVVSTATDYWMQYRLSGSYAHQGLWRYCMANKCYMQTASIGSPKLYPWSHKMASEITEAVLWFVQAYWNATRAFMILSGMACFAGIIAGILSFAHFSAFERFSRSFAAGIMFFISTLFVLLAMAIYTGVTLSFLGKRFGDWRFSWSYILGWVAMLMTFFAGIFYICAHRMYESRRVVGSR, translated from the exons ATGTACAGCTTTATGGGCGGCGGCCTGTTCTGTGCCATTATTGGGAACATCCTAATAGTGGTTTCCACAGCGACAGATTATTGGATGCAGTATCGCCTCTCAGGCAGCTATGCCCACCAGGGCCTGTGGAGGTATTGCATGGCCAACAAGTGCTACATGCAAACAGCAAGTATAG GTTCTCCAAAGTTGTACCCCTGGTCTCATAAGATGGCATCTGAGATTACAGAAGCTGTACTCTGGTTCGTTCAAG CATATTGGAATGCCACACGGGCATTCATGATCCTGTCGGGAATGGCATGCTTTGCGGGCATCATAGCAGGCATCCTTTCATTTGCCCATTTTTCTGCCTTTGAGAGATTCAGTCGTTCCTTTGCAGCAGGAATCATGTTTTTCATCTCTA CTCTGTTTGTGCTGCTGGCTATGGCGATCTACACTGGCGTAACCCTAAGCTTCCTGGGCAAGCGTTTCGGAGACTGGCGCTTCTCCTGGTCCTACATACTGGGATGGGTGGCCATGCTCATGACCTTCTTTGCAG